A genomic stretch from bacterium includes:
- a CDS encoding NAD-dependent epimerase/dehydratase family protein, translating into MRILVTGGTGFIGSHTVRALLAAGHDVKLLVRDEEKARRLWADTPRVLEDLVVGKITSGPATVDALRECDGLVHTAAPVALAVSRAEARQVARDNLRSVRLLIDRALEDGLQRIVHLSTTALFDTTGLEVADEDTPIVKGGDTYARSKTAPENHLRGLQEQGAPISIVYPPGVIGPDDPGLSEAMHGLAQMMQASVMITSSGFQTVDVRDLAALHLALIERTPPQPGRFIATARFLPWEEYAELLDRAAGIRLPRAKIPGRAVRFFGRLGDRLRPFVDIDPVLSREATRLATQWVAFDASLAERELGVKFRDPIETLMDTVRWLAAEGHIDADRALRFTHHGRGRQ; encoded by the coding sequence ATGCGCATTCTCGTCACCGGCGGGACCGGCTTCATCGGTTCCCACACGGTTCGCGCCCTCCTCGCGGCGGGGCACGACGTGAAGCTCCTCGTCCGCGACGAGGAGAAGGCGCGACGGCTCTGGGCCGACACGCCACGGGTCCTCGAGGATCTCGTCGTCGGCAAGATCACGTCCGGTCCCGCGACGGTCGATGCGCTCCGCGAATGCGACGGTCTCGTCCACACCGCCGCCCCGGTCGCCCTCGCGGTCTCCCGCGCCGAGGCCCGACAGGTCGCACGCGACAATCTCCGCTCCGTTCGGCTCCTGATCGACCGCGCCCTGGAAGACGGCCTCCAGCGGATCGTCCACCTCTCGACGACGGCGCTCTTCGACACGACCGGGCTCGAGGTCGCCGACGAAGACACCCCGATCGTGAAGGGCGGCGACACCTACGCTCGCTCGAAGACCGCGCCGGAGAACCACCTGCGCGGCCTGCAGGAACAGGGCGCGCCGATCTCGATCGTGTATCCGCCGGGGGTGATCGGTCCGGACGATCCCGGGCTCTCGGAAGCGATGCACGGTCTCGCTCAGATGATGCAGGCGAGCGTGATGATCACCAGCTCGGGCTTCCAGACCGTCGACGTGCGCGACCTCGCGGCCCTCCACCTGGCGCTCATCGAACGAACGCCGCCGCAGCCGGGCCGCTTCATCGCCACCGCTCGCTTCCTCCCCTGGGAGGAGTACGCGGAGCTCCTCGACCGCGCCGCCGGCATCCGGCTTCCGCGGGCGAAGATCCCCGGTCGCGCCGTCCGCTTCTTCGGGCGCCTGGGCGACCGACTCCGCCCCTTCGTCGACATCGATCCCGTCCTGTCCCGGGAGGCCACGCGCCTCGCGACCCAATGGGTCGCGTTCGACGCCAGCCTGGCCGAGCGCGAGCTCGGGGTGAAGTTCCGGGATCCGATCGAGACCCTGATGGACACGGTCCGCTGGCTCGCCGCGGAGGGGCACATCGACGCGGACCGGGCGCTCCGTTTCACGCATCACGGCCGCGGACGGCAGTAG
- a CDS encoding amidohydrolase family protein: MLDLIVRGGTIVDGTGSKPFVGDVAIADGRVVAVGEVAGPAREEIDATGKVVTPGFVDIHTHYDGQATWDSLLTPTAWHGVTTLVMGNCGVGFAPVAPGQQEFLIGLMEGVEDIPGTALHEGIDWSWESFPEYLDALEGRQYAMDIGTQVPHGAVRAYVMGERGAKNEPATPEDIEGQAAIVKEAVAAGALGFSMSRTIVHRAVDGEVVPGTHGAEDEIFGIARVLGELGEGIVELAPAGIQGEDMSAPDKEMDWMGRLSKEIRRPVSFALVQHDVAPKDWKRLLDLVDAANADGADLRPQVSARPNTLLIGHQSFHPFSFRPTYMAMGELSLEEKVAELRKPEVRAQILGEESHYAIPQIKVVTEMIENGIDKIFRLGDPPNYEPPPEESLKAIAAREGVDPFELLYDWLLELDGKQLLMLTLLNYSDYDLECVREMLEHPRTAFGLGDGGAHCGAICDASMTTSLLSHWVKNRTRGPKLPIEQAVKKMTADTAALYGLLDRGTLEPGKKGDLNVIDLDALENALPEIATDLPAGAARFVQKARGYDATVVSGEVTFRKGEHTGALPGRLVRGAQSA, from the coding sequence ATGCTCGATTTGATCGTTCGAGGCGGGACCATCGTCGACGGCACGGGCAGCAAGCCCTTCGTGGGCGACGTGGCGATCGCGGACGGACGCGTGGTCGCAGTCGGCGAGGTCGCGGGCCCCGCGCGCGAGGAGATCGACGCGACCGGCAAGGTCGTGACGCCCGGCTTCGTCGACATCCACACCCACTACGACGGCCAGGCGACCTGGGACTCGCTCCTCACGCCCACGGCCTGGCACGGAGTGACCACCCTCGTGATGGGCAACTGCGGCGTCGGCTTCGCGCCGGTCGCGCCCGGCCAGCAGGAGTTCCTGATCGGCTTGATGGAAGGCGTCGAGGACATTCCCGGCACGGCGCTCCACGAAGGCATCGACTGGAGCTGGGAGAGCTTCCCGGAATACCTCGACGCCCTCGAGGGCCGCCAATACGCCATGGACATCGGTACGCAGGTGCCCCACGGAGCCGTGCGCGCCTACGTCATGGGCGAGCGGGGCGCGAAGAACGAGCCCGCGACGCCCGAGGACATCGAAGGGCAGGCGGCGATCGTCAAGGAAGCGGTCGCCGCGGGGGCCCTGGGCTTCTCGATGTCGCGCACGATCGTCCACCGGGCGGTCGACGGCGAGGTGGTTCCGGGTACCCACGGCGCCGAGGACGAGATCTTCGGGATCGCCCGCGTGCTCGGCGAGCTCGGCGAGGGGATCGTGGAGCTCGCCCCCGCCGGCATCCAGGGCGAGGACATGTCCGCGCCGGACAAGGAGATGGACTGGATGGGGCGGCTCTCGAAGGAGATCCGGCGCCCGGTTTCGTTCGCCCTGGTCCAGCACGACGTCGCGCCGAAGGATTGGAAGCGGCTCCTCGACCTGGTGGACGCGGCGAACGCCGACGGCGCGGATCTCCGCCCGCAGGTTTCGGCACGGCCGAACACGCTGCTGATCGGACACCAGTCCTTCCATCCCTTCAGCTTCCGCCCGACCTATATGGCGATGGGCGAGCTGTCGCTCGAAGAGAAGGTCGCCGAGCTGCGGAAGCCCGAGGTGCGGGCGCAGATCCTCGGCGAGGAGTCGCACTACGCGATCCCGCAGATCAAGGTCGTGACGGAGATGATCGAGAACGGGATCGACAAGATCTTCCGCCTCGGCGATCCGCCGAACTACGAGCCGCCGCCGGAAGAGAGCCTGAAGGCGATCGCCGCACGCGAGGGGGTCGACCCCTTCGAGCTCCTGTACGACTGGCTGCTCGAGCTGGACGGCAAGCAGTTGCTGATGCTCACGCTGCTCAACTACAGCGACTACGATCTCGAGTGCGTGCGCGAGATGCTCGAGCATCCCCGGACCGCCTTCGGGCTGGGGGACGGCGGCGCCCACTGTGGGGCGATCTGCGACGCCTCGATGACGACGTCGCTGCTCTCGCACTGGGTGAAGAACCGGACCCGGGGACCGAAGCTGCCGATCGAGCAGGCCGTCAAGAAGATGACCGCGGACACCGCGGCCCTCTATGGGCTCCTCGACCGCGGAACCCTCGAGCCGGGCAAGAAGGGCGACCTCAACGTGATCGATCTCGACGCGCTCGAGAACGCGCTGCCGGAAATCGCGACCGACCTTCCGGCGGGCGCCGCGCGCTTCGTCCAGAAGGCCCGCGGCTACGACGCGACGGTCGTGTCCGGAGAGGTGACGTTCAGGAAGGGCGAACACACGGGCGCGCTGCCCGGTCGCCTCGTCCGGGGTGCCCAGAGCGCCTGA
- a CDS encoding UUP1 family membrane protein — MRIRILGTGLALCMVGLGVFAWKVLVLELPILPAEPQGLWQVGLRVSAVPGADAFSLDAAMPSPDARQFIFGERFSSGRLRLGVRDEATGRRALWRGTGRRGIDVDLLFRVQLAASDGELPVRNGSKPVPEEIRRVFTAPSSTIPSTSSEIGEVLSGIELPRADDVGGRVRSIYAFVVHETRTGRTDDPILTLRDREGNDVGRERLLVAMLRRAEIPARLVRGLELDEPRAAERVWAEVWVDGWVALSATRRFVGSAPLDYLALSTADRPLVSGNALRSIDYEFAAIRERLSPQELATLMMPSEGVFEKISLHRLPVGLQAGLRLLLLMPLGALILTLLRNVVGLPSYGTFMPMLIALALRGTGLGIGLALILLVLLIGVAGRLLVTKLRLLLVPRLSFLLCVVVASVTAMALIGFDYDDRNFYAGLVFPIVILTMLIERFSITLSEEGFQPAAVRAGSSVLLAIMLYPLFSSAIVEHVMFSFPEWILVVMGVLVWLGGYTGYRVTDVIRFRSLASRE; from the coding sequence TTGCGGATTCGGATCCTCGGAACAGGGCTCGCGCTCTGTATGGTCGGGCTCGGCGTCTTCGCCTGGAAAGTGCTCGTCCTCGAGCTGCCGATCCTGCCGGCCGAGCCGCAGGGACTCTGGCAGGTGGGGTTGCGCGTGAGCGCCGTGCCCGGCGCGGATGCGTTCAGCCTGGACGCCGCGATGCCGTCCCCCGACGCCCGCCAGTTCATCTTCGGCGAACGTTTCTCGTCCGGGCGTCTCCGGCTCGGCGTTCGGGACGAGGCGACCGGTCGCCGAGCGCTATGGCGTGGGACGGGCCGTCGAGGCATCGACGTCGATCTCCTGTTCCGGGTCCAGCTCGCGGCGAGCGACGGCGAGCTTCCGGTGCGCAACGGGTCGAAGCCGGTCCCCGAGGAGATCCGTCGTGTCTTCACGGCGCCCTCGAGTACGATTCCTTCGACGTCGAGCGAGATCGGCGAGGTCCTTTCGGGGATCGAGCTGCCTCGAGCGGACGACGTCGGCGGACGCGTGCGCTCCATCTATGCGTTCGTGGTTCACGAGACGCGGACCGGCCGGACGGACGATCCGATCCTGACGCTGCGCGATCGCGAGGGGAACGACGTCGGCCGTGAGCGGCTTCTCGTCGCGATGCTCCGACGAGCGGAGATTCCGGCGCGGCTCGTGCGCGGGCTCGAGCTCGACGAGCCGCGAGCGGCCGAGCGGGTCTGGGCCGAGGTCTGGGTCGACGGCTGGGTGGCGCTCTCCGCGACGCGTCGGTTCGTCGGGTCGGCGCCACTCGACTATCTGGCGCTCTCGACGGCGGATCGCCCCCTCGTGAGCGGGAACGCGCTCCGCTCGATCGACTACGAGTTCGCGGCGATCCGAGAGCGGCTGAGCCCCCAGGAGCTGGCGACGCTCATGATGCCCTCCGAGGGCGTCTTCGAGAAGATCTCGCTGCATCGGCTCCCGGTCGGACTCCAGGCTGGGCTACGGCTCCTGCTGCTGATGCCGCTGGGTGCCTTGATCCTGACGCTGCTCCGGAACGTCGTCGGCCTGCCTTCGTACGGAACGTTCATGCCGATGCTGATCGCGCTCGCACTGCGCGGGACCGGACTCGGAATCGGGCTTGCACTCATCCTGCTGGTGTTGCTGATCGGCGTCGCGGGTCGCCTCCTCGTCACGAAGCTTCGCCTCCTGCTGGTTCCGCGCCTCTCGTTCCTGCTCTGCGTCGTCGTCGCGAGCGTGACGGCGATGGCCTTGATCGGGTTCGACTACGACGATCGGAATTTCTACGCGGGTCTGGTCTTTCCGATCGTGATCTTGACGATGCTGATCGAGCGTTTCTCGATCACGCTGTCCGAGGAGGGCTTCCAGCCGGCCGCGGTTCGTGCCGGTTCGTCGGTGCTTCTCGCGATCATGCTCTATCCGCTGTTCTCGAGCGCGATCGTCGAGCACGTGATGTTCTCGTTCCCCGAGTGGATCCTGGTGGTGATGGGCGTCCTGGTCTGGCTCGGCGGCTATACCGGGTATCGCGTAACGGACGTCATTCGCTTTCGCAGTCTGGCTTCCCGCGAATGA
- a CDS encoding glutamine synthetase beta-grasp domain-containing protein encodes MGTKAKLEYIWLDGYKPTQSLRSKTKVVEDFSGNLEDCPMWSFDGSSTEQAEGGSSDCLLKPVACYPDPGRKNGFLVMTEVLNPDGTPHESNGRATIDDADDDFWFGFEQEYCIWDPENRAPIGFPPGGFPNPQGQYYCSVGAENAVGREIVEEHLDLCLDAGINVEGINAEVMCGQWEYQVFAKGAAKAGDETWVSRYLLERTAEKYGMAIEWEPKPVKGDWNGSGMHANFSNTLLRTCGDQAVYDQVCKAFEPVVADHIAVYGADNDQRLTGQHETQSIDQFSYGVSDRGASIRIPIATVENGWKGWLEDRRPASNADPYKVASIIVKTAKAASANIKA; translated from the coding sequence ATGGGTACCAAGGCCAAGCTCGAATACATCTGGCTTGATGGTTACAAGCCGACCCAGAGCCTGCGAAGCAAGACGAAGGTCGTCGAGGACTTCTCGGGCAACCTCGAAGACTGCCCCATGTGGTCGTTCGATGGCTCCTCGACCGAGCAGGCCGAGGGCGGATCCTCCGACTGCCTCCTCAAGCCGGTCGCCTGCTACCCGGACCCGGGTCGCAAGAACGGCTTCCTCGTCATGACCGAGGTGCTCAACCCCGACGGCACGCCGCACGAGTCGAACGGCCGAGCGACGATCGACGACGCGGATGACGACTTCTGGTTCGGCTTCGAGCAGGAGTACTGCATCTGGGACCCCGAGAACCGTGCCCCGATCGGCTTCCCGCCCGGCGGCTTCCCGAACCCCCAGGGCCAGTACTACTGCTCGGTCGGCGCGGAGAACGCGGTCGGCCGCGAGATCGTCGAAGAGCACCTCGACCTCTGCCTCGACGCCGGAATCAACGTCGAGGGCATCAACGCCGAGGTGATGTGCGGACAGTGGGAGTACCAGGTGTTCGCGAAGGGCGCCGCCAAGGCCGGCGACGAGACCTGGGTCTCGCGCTACCTGCTCGAGCGGACCGCCGAGAAGTACGGCATGGCGATCGAGTGGGAGCCGAAGCCGGTCAAGGGCGATTGGAACGGCTCCGGCATGCACGCCAACTTCTCGAACACGCTGCTCCGCACCTGCGGTGACCAGGCCGTCTACGACCAGGTCTGCAAGGCCTTCGAGCCCGTCGTCGCGGACCACATCGCGGTCTACGGCGCGGACAACGACCAGCGCCTCACCGGACAGCACGAGACGCAGTCGATCGACCAGTTCAGCTACGGCGTCTCCGATCGCGGTGCGTCCATCCGCATCCCGATCGCGACGGTCGAGAACGGCTGGAAGGGCTGGCTCGAGGATCGCCGCCCGGCGTCCAACGCCGACCCCTACAAGGTCGCCTCGATCATCGTGAAGACCGCGAAGGCGGCCTCGGCGAACATCAAGGCGTAG
- a CDS encoding VOC family protein, producing MKVSWSHCVLKVRDIEAMISFYSDTLGFVVADRGPLPGPENPEIVFLSGSSSDHHQIALVASRGDEDATSLDHNAFRVESIGDVKTMIERVTKDPRVKAALPLTHGNAVSVYFADPEGNGIEVFCDTPWHVKQPAGQVWDPSMSDEEVLADVRSKFEDDSEFCPIEEYQARKAKEFGER from the coding sequence ATGAAGGTCAGTTGGTCGCATTGCGTACTCAAGGTGCGGGACATCGAGGCGATGATCTCGTTCTACTCGGACACGCTCGGGTTCGTCGTGGCCGATCGAGGTCCTCTCCCGGGCCCCGAGAATCCGGAGATCGTCTTCCTGAGCGGGAGCTCGAGTGATCATCACCAGATCGCCCTGGTCGCCTCGCGGGGCGACGAAGACGCTACGAGCCTCGACCACAACGCCTTCCGGGTAGAGTCGATCGGCGACGTCAAGACGATGATCGAGCGCGTGACCAAGGATCCGAGGGTGAAGGCCGCGCTGCCGCTCACCCACGGCAACGCCGTCTCCGTCTACTTCGCGGATCCCGAAGGCAACGGGATCGAGGTCTTCTGCGACACGCCCTGGCACGTGAAGCAGCCGGCCGGGCAGGTCTGGGATCCGTCGATGTCCGACGAGGAGGTGCTCGCGGACGTCCGGTCGAAGTTCGAGGACGATTCGGAGTTCTGCCCGATCGAGGAATACCAGGCCCGGAAGGCGAAGGAGTTCGGCGAGCGCTGA
- a CDS encoding Rieske 2Fe-2S domain-containing protein, whose translation MSDPDASERLHWVDVPIALPPEGQAASFSVGDLALLLCNADGTPYVLHDECPHVRVSMAGALIRGTILECPLHGGRMDVRDGSPQGMPIRRPGTCYAVRGEGEALQVAVPA comes from the coding sequence GTGTCTGACCCGGACGCGTCCGAGAGGCTCCACTGGGTGGACGTGCCGATCGCGTTGCCACCCGAGGGACAGGCGGCGTCGTTCTCGGTGGGCGATCTGGCGCTGCTGCTCTGCAACGCCGACGGCACGCCCTACGTGCTGCACGACGAGTGTCCGCATGTGCGGGTCTCGATGGCCGGGGCGCTCATCCGGGGTACGATTCTCGAGTGTCCGCTGCACGGCGGGCGGATGGACGTTCGGGACGGCTCGCCGCAGGGGATGCCGATCCGACGCCCTGGAACCTGTTATGCGGTCCGCGGGGAGGGGGAGGCCCTCCAGGTCGCGGTGCCCGCTTGA
- a CDS encoding beta-lactamase family protein, whose translation MSISGSVAAAFWPVAKAFERQIDSSGGGAAVCVYYEGRKVVDLWGGVRDEHGRPWREETMSMSFSTSKGITSTLLNQLVDRGELDYDDPIARYWPEFGANGKGTISVRDLMTHRAGLSRIRPLIDRGDRILDWEYMTDALAAAEAKPTTHSAYHALTYGWLTGELIQRITGRELGDVIRDELEAPLDLDGIYIGATPDAKARAAQLSGRPGASRSGLMDRIFSDRTATALTRLNRLVGSRLDVKHLLDALVPPDGAEALFDGDRILDVPVPAANGLFTARSLARIYAAIAEEGSLDGTRLFSPAAVRRMSQVQVKTADRVLPIRMYWRLGYHTAFTFKGGLRTAFGHFGFGGSGAWADPSRRLSVAMINNRVGGTPFGDIRIAAIGSSVLKATKRIARDGASATVLRPELVA comes from the coding sequence ATGTCGATATCCGGATCCGTGGCCGCGGCCTTCTGGCCCGTGGCGAAGGCCTTCGAACGTCAGATCGACAGCAGCGGCGGGGGCGCCGCGGTCTGCGTCTACTACGAGGGGCGGAAGGTCGTCGACCTGTGGGGCGGCGTGCGCGACGAGCACGGCCGGCCCTGGCGCGAAGAGACCATGTCGATGTCGTTCTCCACGTCGAAGGGGATCACGTCGACTCTCCTCAATCAGCTCGTCGATCGCGGCGAGCTCGACTACGACGATCCGATCGCCCGCTACTGGCCGGAGTTCGGCGCGAACGGCAAGGGCACGATCAGCGTCCGGGACCTGATGACCCACCGCGCCGGCCTCTCCCGGATCCGGCCCCTGATCGATCGCGGAGATCGGATCCTCGACTGGGAGTACATGACCGACGCCCTCGCGGCGGCGGAAGCGAAGCCCACGACCCACAGCGCCTATCACGCCTTGACCTATGGCTGGCTGACCGGCGAGCTGATCCAGCGCATCACCGGCCGGGAGCTGGGCGACGTGATCCGCGACGAGCTCGAAGCGCCGCTCGATCTCGACGGGATCTACATCGGTGCGACGCCGGACGCGAAGGCGCGGGCCGCGCAGCTCTCGGGTCGGCCGGGCGCGTCGCGCTCGGGGCTCATGGATCGGATCTTCTCCGATCGGACGGCGACGGCGCTGACGCGACTGAATCGTCTGGTCGGGTCGCGCCTCGACGTGAAGCACCTGCTCGACGCCCTCGTTCCGCCGGACGGCGCCGAGGCGCTCTTCGACGGGGATCGGATCCTCGACGTGCCGGTGCCCGCGGCGAACGGTCTCTTCACGGCGCGCTCGCTCGCGCGCATCTACGCGGCGATCGCGGAGGAGGGGAGCCTCGACGGGACGCGCCTGTTCTCGCCCGCCGCCGTGCGCCGAATGAGCCAGGTCCAGGTGAAGACCGCCGACCGCGTCCTGCCCATCCGCATGTACTGGCGGCTCGGCTACCACACGGCCTTCACCTTCAAGGGCGGCCTGCGAACCGCCTTCGGCCACTTCGGCTTCGGCGGTTCCGGGGCCTGGGCGGATCCCTCGCGGCGCCTGTCGGTCGCGATGATCAACAACAGGGTGGGCGGCACGCCCTTCGGCGACATCCGGATCGCGGCGATCGGGTCATCGGTCCTCAAGGCGACGAAGCGGATCGCACGGGACGGCGCGAGCGCGACCGTCCTCCGCCCCGAGCTCGTGGCGTAG
- a CDS encoding aromatic ring-hydroxylating dioxygenase subunit alpha, whose amino-acid sequence MAASTPLATPMERAPDPGIEYAPIPKSRYTSDAFAALEWEHMWTKTWVCAGRVSDLDRPGDYFTFELGPESILVIKQPDGSVRARYNVCMHRGNRLREPGRGHAEKFSCLFHGWEYGIDGGLLGAQDPECFPQGVPSDKLSLRPVLCDTWAGFVFVNLDPQAEPLHTYLGVIPEHLDPYHFEDWKLSFDATIEIECNWKTSVDAFNEAYHLAATHTWTLAFSDDTRTLYDCYDKHTRMIFPEVQASLRHPGANTVTPEIKEMFLSRVGITDFEGSADEARTAFAEQQKKIAPSLGANLDDLNEAQLCDDFHYTVFPNMTFNTHALFTWVFTHRPHPTDPNKMYFDFWNLMNAPGVDMPRPEKQFFSTANGDTLAGVCDGGDLVDEDLYNLPRIQAGMNSRAFEDLHLGEQEVRILHHHRTLDEYIERGRAADGGV is encoded by the coding sequence ATGGCTGCCTCGACCCCGCTCGCCACCCCGATGGAGCGCGCTCCCGATCCCGGGATCGAGTACGCCCCGATCCCGAAATCCCGCTACACGAGCGACGCGTTCGCGGCGCTCGAGTGGGAGCACATGTGGACGAAGACCTGGGTCTGCGCGGGGCGCGTTTCGGATCTCGACCGGCCCGGCGACTACTTCACCTTCGAGCTGGGCCCGGAATCGATCCTCGTGATCAAGCAGCCCGATGGCAGCGTCCGCGCCCGATACAACGTGTGCATGCACCGCGGCAACCGCCTGCGCGAGCCCGGACGGGGCCACGCCGAGAAGTTCTCCTGCCTCTTCCACGGGTGGGAGTACGGGATCGACGGCGGGCTGCTCGGTGCCCAGGATCCCGAGTGTTTTCCGCAGGGCGTTCCGAGCGACAAGCTCTCCCTGCGCCCGGTCCTCTGCGACACCTGGGCGGGCTTCGTATTCGTGAACCTCGACCCGCAGGCGGAGCCGCTCCACACCTACCTGGGCGTGATCCCCGAGCATCTCGATCCCTACCACTTCGAAGACTGGAAGCTCTCCTTCGACGCGACGATCGAGATCGAGTGCAACTGGAAGACGAGCGTCGACGCGTTCAACGAGGCCTACCACCTGGCCGCGACGCATACCTGGACCCTCGCGTTCAGCGACGACACGCGGACGCTCTACGACTGCTACGACAAGCACACGCGCATGATCTTCCCCGAGGTCCAGGCGAGTCTGCGGCATCCCGGCGCGAACACGGTCACTCCGGAGATCAAGGAGATGTTCCTCTCGCGGGTCGGGATCACCGACTTCGAGGGCTCCGCGGACGAGGCGCGTACGGCCTTCGCCGAGCAGCAGAAGAAGATCGCGCCGTCCCTCGGCGCGAACCTCGACGACCTGAACGAGGCGCAGCTCTGCGACGACTTCCACTACACGGTCTTTCCGAACATGACCTTCAATACCCATGCGCTCTTCACGTGGGTGTTCACGCATCGGCCGCATCCGACGGATCCGAACAAGATGTACTTCGACTTCTGGAACCTGATGAACGCACCGGGCGTCGACATGCCGCGACCGGAGAAGCAGTTCTTCTCGACCGCCAACGGAGACACCCTCGCGGGTGTCTGCGACGGAGGGGACCTGGTCGACGAGGACCTCTACAACCTGCCGCGGATCCAGGCCGGGATGAACTCGCGGGCGTTCGAGGACCTCCACCTGGGCGAGCAGGAGGTCCGCATCCTCCACCACCACCGAACCCTCGACGAGTACATCGAGCGTGGGCGGGCGGCGGACGGCGGTGTCTGA